Proteins encoded within one genomic window of Bacillus sp. SM2101:
- the aspS gene encoding aspartate--tRNA ligase yields the protein MFGRSYFCGQVTEQAIGEKVKLKGWVQKRRDLGGLIFVDLRDRTGIVQVVFNPEMSPEALSIAEKVRNEFVLHIEGNVVAREEGTINENLSTGKIEVHAEQVTIINSAKTPPFVIADQSEVSEDTRLKYRYLDFRRPVIFDTLKMRHNITKSIRSYLDDEGFLDIETPILTKSTPEGARDYLVPSRVHEGEFYALPQSPQLFKQLLMVGGIEKYYQIARCFRDEDLRADRQPEFTQIDIETSFMDQEDIISMTEQMMSRVMSDVKGLEVSLPFPRMTYDEAMDRFGSDKPDTRFEMELIDLSEQVQDCGFKVFSGAVNSGGQVKALNVKGAATSFSRKDIDALADFVSVYGAKGLAWLKVEEEGLKGPIAKFFSEEEQNGFISSLEAVAGDLLLFVADKKAVVADALGALRIKLGKELNLIDENKFNFLWVTDWPLLEHDDEEGRYYAAHHPFTMPAREDIELLDTDPSRVKAVAYDLVLNGYELGGGSLRIYERELQEKMFKALGFTKEEANEQFGFLMEAFEYGTPPHGGIALGLDRIVMILAGRSNLRDTIAFPKTASASDLLTDAPGEVSIEQLAELNLALTVKKS from the coding sequence ATGTTTGGAAGATCATATTTTTGTGGGCAAGTAACAGAGCAGGCAATTGGAGAAAAAGTAAAATTAAAAGGGTGGGTACAAAAAAGACGTGACCTAGGTGGCTTAATATTTGTTGATTTACGTGACCGTACGGGGATCGTTCAAGTAGTATTTAATCCAGAAATGTCTCCTGAAGCTTTAAGTATAGCAGAGAAAGTAAGAAATGAATTTGTTCTTCATATAGAGGGTAATGTAGTTGCTCGTGAAGAGGGCACGATTAACGAAAACCTTAGTACTGGAAAAATTGAAGTACACGCAGAACAGGTTACAATCATTAATTCAGCAAAAACACCTCCTTTTGTAATTGCTGATCAATCAGAGGTTTCTGAAGATACCCGCTTAAAGTATCGCTACCTAGATTTTCGAAGACCAGTCATATTTGATACGTTAAAAATGCGCCATAATATTACGAAATCAATTAGATCATATTTAGATGATGAAGGGTTTTTAGATATTGAGACGCCAATTCTAACAAAGAGTACACCAGAAGGAGCGCGTGATTATTTAGTACCTAGTCGTGTTCATGAGGGAGAGTTTTATGCTTTACCACAATCACCTCAATTATTCAAACAATTGTTAATGGTAGGTGGCATCGAAAAATATTATCAAATTGCACGTTGTTTCAGAGATGAAGATTTACGAGCAGATCGCCAACCTGAATTTACCCAAATTGATATCGAAACTTCCTTTATGGATCAAGAGGATATTATTTCGATGACAGAGCAAATGATGTCAAGAGTCATGAGTGATGTTAAAGGTCTTGAAGTATCGCTTCCGTTTCCACGCATGACCTATGACGAAGCTATGGATAGATTCGGTTCTGATAAACCTGATACGCGCTTTGAGATGGAGTTAATAGACTTATCGGAACAAGTTCAGGACTGTGGATTTAAAGTGTTTTCAGGGGCTGTTAATTCAGGTGGCCAAGTCAAGGCACTTAATGTGAAAGGTGCTGCGACCTCCTTTTCTCGAAAAGATATAGATGCTTTAGCTGATTTTGTTAGTGTTTATGGCGCAAAAGGGTTAGCTTGGTTAAAAGTTGAGGAAGAAGGGCTTAAAGGTCCAATTGCAAAGTTTTTCAGTGAAGAAGAACAAAATGGCTTTATTTCTTCTTTAGAAGCTGTTGCAGGTGACTTATTATTATTCGTCGCTGATAAAAAAGCAGTTGTGGCAGATGCTCTTGGTGCATTGCGCATAAAGCTAGGAAAAGAACTAAACTTAATTGATGAAAATAAATTTAATTTCCTGTGGGTAACAGACTGGCCTTTATTAGAGCATGATGATGAAGAAGGGCGTTATTACGCAGCACACCATCCTTTTACAATGCCTGCCCGAGAAGATATTGAATTGTTAGATACAGACCCTTCTCGCGTAAAAGCTGTTGCATATGATTTAGTGTTAAACGGCTATGAATTAGGTGGAGGGTCACTGCGTATATATGAAAGAGAGTTACAAGAAAAAATGTTTAAAGCTTTAGGCTTTACAAAGGAAGAAGCTAACGAACAATTTGGCTTTTTGATGGAAGCATTTGAATATGGGACACCACCTCACGGAGGTATTGCTTTAGGTTTAGATCGAATTGTCATGATCTTAGCAGGTCGTTCTAATCTACGTGATACGATTGCTTTTCCGAAAACTGCTAGTGCTAGCGATTTACTAACAGACGCACCTGGAGAAGTAAGCATCGAACAATTAGCTGAACTTAACTTAGCGTTAACTGTGAAAAAAAGCTAA